Sequence from the Mycosarcoma maydis chromosome 4, whole genome shotgun sequence genome:
CCAATGTCGAAGAGGCTGTCAAGGCTGAAGGCGGTGTCAAGCAGGAAGGCGGTGCCAACGCTTTGGGCAACAGCGCTCTGGGCAATAACTCGGCCGGTCGAACTACACCTGCGACCTCGGCTATGGGGAAAGCAGCGGGTGGTCGACCGGGCGGAGGCAGCGTCCACGCTGGCATGCCCATCTATCCCATCGAGGGTCTCTCGCCTTACCAGAACCGCTGGACGATCAAGGCTCGTGTTACCTCCAAGTCCGACATCCGCCACTGGTCCAACCAGCGTGGCGAAGGCAAGCTTTTCTCGGtcaacttgctcgacgacagCGGTGAGATCAAGGCAACTGGCTTCAACGATGCCGTTGACCGCTTCTACCCGCTGCTGCAAGAGAATCACGTCTACCTCATCTCCAAGGCGCGCGTCAACATTGCCAAGAAACAGTTCAGCAACCTGCAAAACGAGTACGAGATCACGTTTGAAAACtcgaccgagatcgaggagtGCACCGACGCCACGGACGTTCCCGAGGTCAAGTACGAGTTTGTGCGCATCAACGAGCTGGAAAGCGTCGAGGCCAACCAGACGTGCGATGTGATCGGTATTCTGGACAGCTACggcgagctgagcgagatTGTATCCAAAGCATCGCAGCGACCCGTGCAGAAGCGAGAGTTGACGCTCGTGGATCAAGGCAACAGGAGTGTGAAACTGACACTGTGGGGTAAAACCGCCGAGACGTTCCCGACCAATGCAGGCGTGGACGAAAAGCCGGTATTGGCATTCAAGGGCGTCAAAGTGGGCGATTTCGGTGGACGCTCTTTGAGCATgttttcgagctcgacgatgctgatcaACCCGGACATTACCGAGTCGCACGTGCTTCGAGGATGGTACGACAACGACGGAGCTCACGCTCAGTTCCAGCCTTACACCAATGGCGGCGTGGGCGGCGGAGCGAtgggcggcggcggtgcaGGTGCCAACATGGCCGAACGACGTACGATTGTTCAAGTCAAGGACGAAAATCTGGGCATGTCGGAAAAACCCGACTACTTCAACGTGCGCGCCACAGTGGTGTACATCAAGCAGGAGAACCTGTACTACACAGCGTGCGCTTCGGAGGGCTGCAACAAGAAAGTGAATCTGGACCACGAGAACAACTGGCGCTGCGAGAAATGCGATCGCTCGTACGCCACGCCCGAGTACCGCTACATCCTCTCCACCAACGTCGCCGATGCTACCGGCCAGATGTGGCTGTCGGGCTTCAACGAGGATGCGACGCAGCTGATCGGCATGTCGGCAGGCGAACTGCACAAATTGCGCGAAGAGAGCGAGTCAGAGTTCAGCGCGGCGCTCCACCGGGCTGCCAACAGAATGTACATGTTCAACTGCAGAGCAAAGATGGACACGTTCAACGATACCGCTCGCGTAAGATACACGATCAGCCGTGCAGCGCCCGTGGATTTCGCCAAAGCGGGCATGGAGTTGGTGGATGCGATCAGAGCCTATATGTAAAGCGGGCGCATGGTTCACATCATAGTTCGCTTCTTTGCGCTTTTCACATGTAATGTAATCGATTGAGGAGCGTGGCTAAGATATCGTGCATCTTGggatttgtgatttggTGTTCTACGTTGTCTTGCGTTTCGTTTCTGGAGTCGGGGGTGGATATTGACCGGGTGGCGTCTAGCGTGTTTGGGATGGTCGTACTTGGCTGAACTTGACGTTGAGCCGTGAGGTCGGCTTGGCTTGTGTGCGACGAAGCACGGTGAGgtggcattcgtgattcggaCACTAGAACGCAGCGAACAGATCGGCGAGGTCGTCGACCTGCTGTTTGCGCTGACTCGTCAGGGTGGAATCGATGCTCGTCCATTGCTGGACAAAGTCGGCGCGTGCGATTTGTTCGCAGCTGAATTCGGCTAGCAGATCGCgcttgctgagcagcaCGTCTTGGTACGACTGGGCGTGTGCAACGCCGTGCAGAGACGCGTCAGGGTCAGTATGGAGCGTAAAAATCGTAAGCAGGACGAGTATcaaagaggaggaggtcgCCAAAACAAGAATGGAGGAGCGGATGATTGTGAAAGACGATGTTGCACTTACGTAGAAAAGCTCCGAGATATCGTCGAGTGCCTGCTTTGGATTCCAACTGGCAAAGACACCTGGGACGCACTGGTCGGTCTCGGCTTGGCGATCGAGCATATCCAGGAGATGCGGAATATCGTCGTAGATACAGCGCAGCATGGCGCTGACCACGTCTTCGCATCTGTCCAATGTGGTACGCAGATCGGTCAGTGTATCGTCTAATGTGGCGGACGCATCGCCGCTGGCACGTTCGGTGAGACGCATGCACGCGCTCAAGAAGATACTGTCGAATCGCTGCGCCAGTTGATCACACCGATGAACCAGCGTCACTACAGGTTGCACCGTAGACGCCATCCTGTTCGCAGTCACCGTAGATTCGCCAATATCGCCCACGTCAGTTGAGATCTCGCATCCACCTGATGGTGGTCAGAACGTGATCCCCGAATCCCCCCCAACCACGCATTTTCCGAATTCGCGCTCCCTCCACACTCACATCCCCCCCCGCCGCTCCGCGCTTCAACTAACCGTGCCACACGCGCACCGCCACCGCGACGCACATCTTGGTGcgataatcgtgaatggattTCTTCCAACTCCTCACTCCTCCACACCGCCAAACCACGACTTTCACTCACAGACTCTGTGCTCACTCTGACTCGTGACCACGGACTGTCgctcgcattcacgattcgtgatttcaaCGACATCGTTTGCGtccaagcaccaagcacaagcCAAACTCTCCAATCAAACAAATCGCATTGCGTATACAGGACAAGTATGGCTGTGCAGCGAGCGTCGCTAAGCGGTCGATCAGAACAGCGTCAAGCGATGCCGATCAGCGAGTTCAAATAATCATCTGCGGCTGCCTGAACCGCATCCACCTCCAACGCCGCCGTATCCCACCCACCCTGCTCGCCGTCTTTGCCACCAGATACAGcgccgctgctcaacatTCTAGCGCCCATCGCTTCCAATTTCGCCTTGGCCTCTTCGTCCACTcctgccgccgccgacCCCGCAGTGGCGGTGGCAATGTTGACCAAAATACGAGCGAGGTTGGTAATACCGGCGATCATTTCTGTTCTTGCTACCATTAGCGTTCTTTCGCCCGCTTTGGCTTTCGAGGTGAAACAGGATGCCGTGGCGGAGCGGAGCGACAGCAACGAGTTGATTCCAGATGCAAGCGTAGCAAGTCTAGAAGCATACCGTTCGGCCTTTTCCAGTGCCAAATCGCGCGTAGCGCGATCAGAGAGCAAAGCGGCTAGACCAGGGATCTCGCGTGAGGCGGCTACGTAGTCGATGTACAGCGCTGCTCCATCCGCCCAGCCGGCAACCTCGTCCGCTGGATCTCCACTCACTTCCAGGTAGAAGGGCGAAAAGAGAACAGAGACGAGCTCGTGATCTCCCCTGATGATGGCTTCTGGCGCCAAATCAAGTACAGCAACGTTGTGCGCTGCCGTCCAATTGTTCGCCTTGAGAAGCAGTTGGTACTCGCTGTACCGATCGTCTCGCGCACGTGCCTCGTACGATTTCGCTTCGTACAACCACGATTCGGGGATCAGCAGTCGCTCGCACAAGAAGCCGCGCTCGCTGTTGAGTTTGGCTACATTACGCGAAAGCAGTGCTTTAATCGCAGCTTGCCTGCTCTCGCCCAGCTCCAGATGCAACAGCACAAAGGCAGACCACTTCCAAAGTCCCATAAGCTCAAGCTGGGTGGCGTACGAAGACGCTAGCATGTCTGCCCGTGCAGAGTTGCCCTGCACCGCCTTGGACTTGGCTACTTGACTGTTGAGCATGACACCGTCACTgtcttggtcgtcttgCATGCCGtcgtcaccatcatcgacaagaCCGAGCTCGATTCGGTCGCCAAAGTCACGTCGTTGCAGCACGCGCGAGAGCAGATTGTACAAGTGCCAGGGCAGTCGCGCATCCATGTTGGACGCGCCAAACGCACAAGCATTAAGTGCTGGTTCCAAGCCATACGTCGGGTCCACGTACAGCTTCAGTAGCTCGAACAAGGCATCTCGGTCGTAGCCTCCAGCtttctgcagcagctgacgcAGACGCGTCGCACCCACACTCGAACTCTCGCGGTACCAAGGCAGAGGTGGCGCGATGCCTGCGTTCGTAGACGCCGAAGGCGCCACTTGCGCTTCATATCGTTCAAAAGAGTGCTCTAGTGGTGCTTCGTACGCCGACTCGTACCAGAGGAACAAGCCAAACGCGCGCTTCCAATCGAGTCCTTCGCAGATAGGCAGATCGCTCACCTGGTCGATGGGATCTTTGGTTGTTCGCGAGTCGGTGCCTTTCGACACGAGTACGTTGCCCGACAACAGCTCGTACACGCGGCGGTGGTCGCGAGTAATGTGGGCATCCACTCCCTCCTTACGCCAAATCAGCAGCTGTTCGCTAATTTCGGCTCGCACCTCTTCGTCACCACCTGCCTGTGCGATCAGCGTCGCCAGGCGCAGGTCGCCGGCATCCAGCGCAGCATTGACAGCGCGTTCAACCTGGTTGCCGCTCAGCAAGCTAAACAGCAAGGCCGCGCGTCGAGAAGCGGCGATGTGCGAACGTGCTTCCGTCTCAACCGCGCCAGCCACGGTGTGACGCAGCCAGTCGGACACCGCTGCTTTGCGACGCATGCTCCGGATGCGGTCAGCTGTCGCTGTCGGCGCGCCCTCGGGAATATGCAgcttgatctcgtcaaAGAGCGCAACGCCCAGTCGCCACAAGCTCGCCTCGAAGCTGCGATCCTTGTGTTCGAATGACGAGGCAAAGTGCCGAAAGCGCGTGGCAAAGTTGGTATGGGCGGTCGGAATGccgtcatcgtcgagctcgataTTGGTGTGTTCGAGTTGTacgccgagcagcttctcAGCCTTGATGGCTTCTTCTGCGGTGGTCTCGGCATCCCTGAAGAGCTTGACCTTCTCCAGAACAAGTGTCGAAGTGTTTGCTGACGCCGCTGCATCGGTCTCCATcctggcagcagccgacgAACTCACGGACCCAAAGTTGCCACCTCCAACGATCCTGCCGTTGTGCACCAAAGTGCCGTCAGGTCCCCATCCCACTCGAAAACTGCGTCCGAGCGACATGCCGGcatcgagcgtctcgccaTCCGCGGCCACGGCATCCGATTTGGCCAcatcgagcttgcgcagcttctTTGCTGGCTGTTGCACCTCTTGCACTGTCGCTTTTCGAGGCTCAGGGGGGTGAGACTCGATCTTGCGGTCTTTAGCCGTCAGAGGCTGTGGATCGGCAGGCTTGTCGAGTGAGGCGACCGATGGCCGAAGATTGAGCGTTCTTTTGTGGCTCAGGCTGGCTCCCATTGGTTTGTCAGGAACGACAGCAGCGGAAGCTGATTTACTGTCGTCTTGCCCAAAAAAACTCGCCTGCATCACCTGCACACGTCGCGCCTCGGCGGCGTTACCCACCGGTGTCATGGCTCGCGACGGCGTTGCGCTGCCATCACGCTCTCGACCGGCGACACTGGAGGAAGGGGTCCActggcgctgctgacgacgcttggcagcagcaaccgcaGCTGCCGCAGCTTGGTTCGCGCCGTCGTCCGAATCCAtatcgccatcgtcgagcgtCCGCAATGGAGGCGGtgcatcatcatcgtcgtaatcgtctgcatcgctcgAGCCATCATCCGAGAGGCCGTCTTGATCCATGGTCATCGGAGCAAGACGCTTGCTGGCAGGGCGGTTGGCGCTCGTGCCACTACTCCCcttggcggcagcagcagcggcctGCTTGGCACCAGCGCCGGCATCGGCAccttcttcgtcctcgtccgagtcgtccAGCCCGTAACGACTGAAATGCTTGACCTTGAAAGTCCACGTGCCGGACTCGGGCTCGAAATCGACAAACTCGGTCTCAGGCTTgttcttgagcttgttgatcaTCTGCTTGACGCGAGGATGCTCAGCATCTTTGATCGGCTCGCGCGTAGCGCGATCGGCAGGCCAGCACGCCTCAAGGCTGACGCGAGCAGGTACATTGAGTCCCGTGCCCTGCTTAGCCTTGGCTCCGGGCAAGAAGTTGCGCTTGGCTCCATCCTTGGGATTACGCGGGTCATAGTCGTCCTCCTCAGGGTAGACGACGACCTCCTTGAGTCGAATCTGGACGATGCCGCCCACAATATCATTGAGATCTTCGATTGATGTGAGATCAACGGGTTCGAGGAACTCGATCTGACCGACACCTTTGCGACCGACAATAAAGTTGTGCACAGCAGCTAGCTCGTTGTAATTGGCGGTGCGCAGAGCGGAAAGCGAGGGTTCGGTGTAGTATTCGCCCACCTTACCGGACGAAGGAGCAGATCCGTTGGTGGCGGCAGCGTTCATGCTAGTGGGTGCAGCAAAGGACGACTCGAGGTCGCGACCCTGGCGCGGCGCACcagccttggcagcagcagccgaaaCGATTTTAAGCGGGGTATCTTCCATGATACTAGAAGAAGAGGCTCCACCCAAAAAGTTGCCGCGACGCGAGGGAAGCGAAGAGGCAAAGGAAAGATCTCCTCCACCTGGACGCACGGATTCCgcacgctgctcaaggGCAGGGCTGAACGTGACACGCGAAGCCGAAGTGGGCTGAACAGTGCCACTGCGGAAAGCTGAAGCTCCAAGCGAGCCGACCGCTGGGCTGCTACCAGAGTCGAAGTGAGGCACACTGCCGCTGCGACCGATGCGCGAGACCGAGAAGCTGTTTTCGCCCGCATCGTCCAATACCAAACGCTTGGCTGAGGGCCGCGAAACGAACGCCTGCGAGGACAGCGGCTGGCTGTACTCGTCGCTCAAGCCTTTGAAAAGAGCAGGCGAGCCGGCCCGTCCTGGCGTACCGAAGCGAGCATGAGCGCCAGGCGTGCCCTCTCGAAAAGAGCCAGGGGTACCTTCGCGGACAAAGCTGGAGCTGCCGAGACCGGAAGCACCGGGTGTCGAGCCACGCAGACGGTTGATCTTGTTGGCCCCACGAGGGCTGGAGCGGAAGGGCGTAGTGAGAGGCGGCTTGTTCTTGGGTGCCACGTTGAAGGGCAGCGAAGCTCCGTTAGCTGTCGAGCCGCCAGCTGTGCCGTTGATCGGGTTGGACGCGAACAGGCTGTCGGTGCCATAGGGGTTCGAGTCGAGTGATGCCTGAACCGTaggttgctgctgctggtttTGCGAAAACCCGGGCTGTTGCTGGTTCTGCTGCGACTGACCAAACAGACCGCCCGAAGCTTGTTGATTCTGCCCACCACCGAGACCGCCAAAGAGATTGCCACCAGTGCTGTTCTGGGTGGAGTTGCCAAAGAGACCACCGGCCGTGTTGGACGTGCCCGCGTTGCCGAAAAGCGACGAACCGCCCGCACTGCTGTTACCACCAAAGAGGCCTCCACCGGTAGCACCTGAGGAGTTCTGGTTCGATTGACCGAAGAGACCGCCGCTGGTGTTGCTCTGCGTCTGACCAAAGCCGGTTCCAAGACCACCGGcgccttgctgctggttgTTTTGCTGATTATTGCTGCCAAAGAGCGAAGATCCGCCACCTGCGCCGAAGGAGAAGCCGCCAGTGGCAGGCTTGTTGGCGGTGCTGCCAAACAGTCCTCCACCTGTCGATGTGCCAGCACCAAATCCAGTGCTGCCCTGCTGACCGGTCTGGGTGCCGGTGCTGCCAAAGAGACCGCCAGTGGCTGACTGTGTACCCGTCTGACCCGCAGGCTTGGCTCCGAAAAGACCACCACCAAAGCCAGCAGTGGAGCCCGTCTGACCCGACTGATTCTGATTATTGTTGGCGCCGAAGCTGAAGCCTCCCGTCGTACCGGCGGCGCCGCCTGAGGCTGTGTTGGTGCTACCAAAGAGACCACCGGTGCTGGGCTGAGTTGTGCTCGCCCCGCCGAAAAGGCCACCAGTGGCAGTAGGAGCCGTGGTGGTGCCGGTTCCAGCGGCAGAAGTAGCGCCAAAtcctccacctccacctgcgccaaagccaaaggTGGGCTTGCTTTGCGTGGCTGCGCTATTATTGGCGCCAAAGCCACCAAATGTCGAGGTAGCGCCGGCTGTCTGACCGGGTTGGCTGGTGGTAGCGCCAAACAGGCCACCGGTTGCAGGCTTCTGGCCGAAAGAAAAGCCGCCAGTGGTGCCGGTGGTGCCAGCACCAAAGCCGGTGGCCGTTTGCGATTGTTGCtggttgctgttggcgccaaagccaaagccggTCTGGCCGGGCTGggtggtggaagcgccGAAGCCGAATGAAGGCTTGTTCTGTTGTtggttgttgttgttgttgttgttggcTCCAAAGGTGAAACCAGTGTTAGCAGCAGGCTGCTGAGGTTGCGAGCCAAATGAaaaggaggaagagggctgttgttgctgctgcggttgACCAAAGAGGCTGGCGGTCTGTGGCTGGTTCTGCTGTTGACCAAAAAGACCACCTGTCGAGGTCGAAGCACCAAAGCCGGTAGTGGCAGGCTTTGCGCCAAAGAGGCCGCCGgattgctgctgattgTTTTGTTGTCCAAAGAGGCCACCgggttgctgctgctgttgaggCTGGCCAAAGAGACCGCCTGTAGTGCCAGTGGAAGGCGTAGCACCAAAGCCAGTggactgctgctgaggtTGACCGAAGGCGCCGGTGGAGGTGTTGGTAGcaccaaagccaaagccagtCGAGGGCGCAGCCGTGGCACCTGGACCGGTGTTGCCCTTGGAACGACCTTGCTGGTAGTCCATGAGACGAAGCTCTTCGATGCTGTGGTGGCCGTAAGCTGGCATGACAGTGATGGCTTGCTGAACGTCCCAATTTTTGCGGTCCTTGATGGGCTCGCTAGGGGTCAAGTCTTCACGGACCGGATCATATGGGACGGTGGCAGTGCCTTGGGTGATTTGAGCAGGAACAGCGCCTGCACCGGGCTGACCAAAGGCGCCTGTCGTGGCGCCGAAGCCGCCAGCAgctggctgttgctgctgctgtactCCGAAAAGACCACCGGTAGCGGGATTGGTAGAGCCGAACGTGgacgagccaaagccaCCGGCGGCgggctgctgctgttgctgttgattTGGGGTCGAGCCAAAGGTGAAAGAGCTGGTGGATGTGTTGTTCGCAGGTGCACCGAAACCGCCAAAGCCAGTGGCTCCAGCGGGGCGAGCGCCGAACGCGCCAGTTGTGGAAGCATTGTTGTTGGAGGCACCAAAACCGCCAAAGGATGGATTTTGTGCTTGCGATGGCTGTTGCCCAAAGAGACCGCCGCCGGTctgcgctgctggctgAGCTGCACCAAAGCCGCCTGTAGATCCGAAGCCTGCGCGATCACGACACATTAGACAGAGGAAACATGGTGTTTAGCATAGTTTACTCATATTGACGCGTTATagctcagcagcacttACCTGTTGAGGCGCCAAAGCCAGTCTGAGCGGGGGTAGTAGGTTGCTGTGTTTGACCAAAGAGACCACCAGCtggctgttgttgctgctgctgctgctgctgctgctgctgctgattgTTCTGTTGGCCGAAGCCACCAAAGCCACTAGAACCAAACATGTTGAGGGTCACCTAGCGTTCTACTTTGCTCTACTTTGAACTGGACCGATCACTATGGCGGAGATGCGAAACgcggatcgagcagctgcggtGTTGTGAATCCAGGCGTGGCCGAGGCGGATGGGCGCTCGCGCTCTCGAAGGATGGAAGTGGCAGCTGGTTACAGGGCAAGGTGCGTAGGTCCCACAAAGGGAGCGCAATAGGGTGGATGAGAAGCGAGACAGAggttgatggtgatggtgatctGGTTGGACCAAAACGTGAACAGATTCGCGATCGACTCTTACACAGAAATCCACTCGCGAAGTGACGAATGCGAAGGTCagtgctctgctctgctctgctctgctgtTTCCCTCTTTCCTTTTCTGCGGCTGTGGGTCCTTTCTTTCAAGTCACACggcacaatcgtgaattttcGATTTTCTCTGCTTTCCTCTCTTTATCCAAGACAgagagtcacaagtcacgagtactGTGAGAAAGAAgatcacagtcacgagcggACACAATAATCACGACTACTTTTCAATTTCGTGTTGACTCTCTCCCCGATCTTCGCAGAGCTGTATCCTCCCCGATATGCGTCGCTGTTCACGGCTCAACGCGATCACCTCGGGCTGAATCTCGGATGTCGGGCAACGCTCCCCTGCTTGGCCCGTCCAAAGTGGAGCTACTATGTACACGGCATTTGGCCTTGCTCCTCGTCTCCCCAACCTCACTCGATCCTTTTTGTCATCATGTCGAAATCTACAGCagccgcttccaccgcgAGTGGTGGCATCGCAAATGGTGTTGGACCCAGTCGTCGAACCTGGGACAAAGATGACTTTACTCGCAAAGCCATGTCGCGCGAAAAGCGACAGGCCGAACTGGATGCAGTCAACTCGGAACGACGCTCCCAAGGCTTACCACCTCTCAAGAGACTGAAATCCAACGCACCCGAACCCGAGCTCGccatgcagcagcgtcgtgcTCCGCTCGGACTCGAACGTAATCAAGGCAAAACCGTCATGGTTGATCTCACAGCCGATTCGGCTAAAGGTCAAACGGGGCCTGGCTTTTACTGTGAAACGTGTCgaaagctgctcaaggacaATCTGGCGTATTTAGATCACATCAACGGCAGATACCATCTGATGAGGATCGGCCAGAGTACGCAACAGGATAGAGCCACTTTGCAAGAGGTGGAGCAAATGTTGGACGAATTGAGAAGCAAGCACGCCGCTGACGCTGAacgtggtggtggtggtaaAGCGACGGCAAGCGCATCGTACGATTTCGATCAGCGAATCCAACAGATTGCCGAACAAGAACAGAAAGCACGAGAAGAAAAACGAGAAAAGAGACGCTTGCGCAAGCAGCAATCGAAAACGTCAATATCCACCACTCATGCTCATCCGATaccaacaacagcagcagccgagcaagaCAATTCCGCCGAAACTGCAATGATGGCTGCTATGGGCTTCGGCGGCTTCGGATCAACCAAGAAGCGCTAATTCTGTCTGTTGTATGCAGCCATTCTCCTGCGGCTCTCCTGCGCGTCAAGATACCACTGCATGGTTGCGCCCAGCGCGCGTGGCCTTGCCGTTTTCACTGTATACCCTCACGCCTGTACCACTACCGTTGTACGACGAATCTGATCGAGCGTCAGACCTCGATTGCACACGCTAATCATGAGAGACGCAATACATTTCTAACCAAGATAACATCTCTTAGGCCCAAGCGAGAGTAAGCAAGAACTTATCCTCGCCCACCTCCTGTTGCTCCTGCATGATCACCTTGGCCTGTGCGGGCTTTTCCGATTCAGGCAAAGGCTTTCTACGCAACGCCTTGATGAAGGTCTCGCTCTGACTGTCGAAGCacgacgccaacgcctgACCCATGCCGGTTTCGAACGAGTAGAAAGCATCCACTTCGTCCGTGGCCACCAAGCCAGCTTTCTTGCGCAGACGCTGAATGCGGTTAACGACCTCACGCGCCGTTCCTTCGGAGACCAACTCGGCTCGCTGCTGAacatcgagcagcaccaccacatTGCCGTCCGTGTTGGACTCAAACGTTCCTTCGACATCCTTGGTCTCGACATAGCGGATCACACGCAGATCTCCTTCGACGAGATCCACACCGGCGACGTTGAGCTTACCCGTTTCGCGATATGTCTTGGCATCGGCCGAGGTAACGCTCTCCAACCCCTTGCGAACTTTGCCCACATccttgcgcagcttgcgTCCCAGAACAGGCCAGTCGGCAAACAGCTTGAATCGCACACCGCACTTGGCCTCGTCGGAAGAAAGCGTAAGATCGCGCACGTTGAGCTCTTCGCGGATGTAGTCGCCAAGCGATTCGACGTCGTTCAGGTACTCGGGGTCGGTGTGGAACACGACCAGTTCCTTGAGCGGTACACGGATGGGTAGGTTCGAGTTGACACGGATCACTCGTCCTAGCTCGACCACTGACTGAAGTGCCTTGAATTGTCGCTGGATCACAGGGTCAAAGTACGACTCGTTGACGGTAGGGAACGACAGGAAGTGGACACTGCGGTAGTCCTGCTTGTCGTCAGAAGCCTGTGGTGGCAAGAATTTGCGCAGACCTTGGTACAGGTTCTCGGTCAAGAACGGTGTGAACGACGACAAGGTGCGGCAGAGCGTGAACAGTGTCTCGAACAGCGAGTTGAGGGCAGCCTGGGTATCCTCGATGCCATTCTCGCCTTTCAAACGACGACGGTTAAAGCGAATATACCAGTTGGTGAGTTCATCGATCAGCTCACCCAATCGCGGCACCACCGTGTAGAGGCGGTATGCGGCCATCTCTTCGCTGATGAGCTTGATGAGCGACTGGCAACGCGCAAGAATCCATCGGTCCATGACGTTGCTCGACATGTTTGAATTGTTGGCATAGACAAACTTGACGCCGTTGTCCTTTTCAAAGAGGTTGACGGAGCCCAGGAAGAAGCGGAACGAGTTGAGCCAGGGCAAAAACGTGGAAGCGACGACCTCCTTGACGCCTTCCTCCTTGAAACGCAGGTTCTCGGCACGTACAACGGGCGAGTTGATGAGGTAGAGTCGGATCGCATCGGCACCGTACTGGTTGATGAGCAAGTTGGGGTCCGGGTAGTTACGCAGCGACTTGCTCATCTTCTTGCCATCGGCGGCCAACACGAGACCGCTCACAATCAGATTCTTCCAGGGCGCTGTGTCGAAAAGGTGAGTGGCCAAGATGAGGAGCGTGTAGAACCAACCTCGGGTTTGGTCAAGACCCTCGGAGATGAAATCGGCGGGGAACGACCTTTCGAACTTGTCCTTGTTCTCAAAGGGGTAGTGAGCCTGAGCGTAGGGCATGGAACCGGACTCGAACCAGCAATCAAAGACCTCTTCGACACGCTTGAGCTGACCTTTGCCCTGCTGCGAAGGGATGGTGATGTGGTCGATCTTATCCTTGTGAAGGTCGGTGATGCCAGTGACTCCGGACAactcttcgagctcttggACCGAGCCGACGCAGACAATCTCTTCCATGTCTTCGCTGGCCCACAAGGGGATCGGAGTTCCCCAGTATCGGTTTCTGGATATGTTCCAGTCACGCGCGTTGGCGATCCAGCTGCCGAAACGACCCTCGCCGACATGGCCGGGCACCCAGCGCGTGGCATTGTTGTTTTTGACGAGCTTTTCGATGGCAGGCTCGACACGCACGAACCACGAAGGGATGGCCTTGTAGATGAGCGGAGTTCCCGAACGCCAGCAGAAGGGGTACTGATGGCTCAAGGTAGCCTGTACGATCAGACGGCCACGCGCCTTGAGGTCTTTTTGGATAGCCTTGTCAGCCTCTTTGACGTGGATGCCCTGGTAGTCGGACACATCGGCTGTGTATCGACCGGAGCCGTCGACGGGGTTGGGGGGAGTCTCGTCACGGGTGATGACGCCGTGGGCGATAGCGACGCGGTGATCGTCGTCACCAAATGCGGGGGCTTGGTGTACGATACCGGTGCCGGCGTCCGAGGTAACGTAGGTATCCGACAAGACACGGAAGGCGCGGTCCTTGAAGCGTTGGTAGAAGTAAGGAAAGATGGGCTCGTACTTCTTGCCGACGAGATCTTTGCCCTTGTAGGTTTCCAACCTTT
This genomic interval carries:
- a CDS encoding uncharacterized protein (related to SNU23 - component of snRNP involved in mRNA splicing); the encoded protein is MSKSTAAASTASGGIANGVGPSRRTWDKDDFTRKAMSREKRQAELDAVNSERRSQGLPPLKRLKSNAPEPELAMQQRRAPLGLERNQGKTVMVDLTADSAKGQTGPGFYCETCRKLLKDNLAYLDHINGRYHLMRIGQSTQQDRATLQEVEQMLDELRSKHAADAERGGGGKATASASYDFDQRIQQIAEQEQKAREEKREKRRLRKQQSKTSISTTHAHPIPTTAAAEQDNSAETAMMAAMGFGGFGSTKKR
- a CDS encoding putative isoleucine--tRNA ligase ILS1, with the translated sequence MADQNDSAAVFGEHEVTAPFSFPTEEEKVIRYWRAIDAFKTSLKQSEGKKPFSFYDGPPFATGLPHYGHLLAGTVKDIVTRHAHSTGHYVDRRFGWDCHGLPVEHEIDKRLNIKGKEDVMAMGVDKYNAECKAIVMTYQSEWRDTVERMGRWIDFDNGYKTMDINFMESVWWVFKTLHSKGLVYQGIRVMPYSTACTTPLSNFEAGLDYREVQDPAVTVSFPLIDDPKTAFLAWTTTPWTLPSNLGLCVHPDFNYIKIHDDERDMNFIIHEDLLTTLYKDPKKAKFQRLETYKGKDLVGKKYEPIFPYFYQRFKDRAFRVLSDTYVTSDAGTGIVHQAPAFGDDDHRVAIAHGVITRDETPPNPVDGSGRYTADVSDYQGIHVKEADKAIQKDLKARGRLIVQATLSHQYPFCWRSGTPLIYKAIPSWFVRVEPAIEKLVKNNNATRWVPGHVGEGRFGSWIANARDWNISRNRYWGTPIPLWASEDMEEIVCVGSVQELEELSGVTGITDLHKDKIDHITIPSQQGKGQLKRVEEVFDCWFESGSMPYAQAHYPFENKDKFERSFPADFISEGLDQTRGWFYTLLILATHLFDTAPWKNLIVSGLVLAADGKKMSKSLRNYPDPNLLINQYGADAIRLYLINSPVVRAENLRFKEEGVKEVVASTFLPWLNSFRFFLGSVNLFEKDNGVKFVYANNSNMSSNVMDRWILARCQSLIKLISEEMAAYRLYTVVPRLGELIDELTNWYIRFNRRRLKGENGIEDTQAALNSLFETLFTLCRTLSSFTPFLTENLYQGLRKFLPPQASDDKQDYRSVHFLSFPTVNESYFDPVIQRQFKALQSVVELGRVIRVNSNLPIRVPLKELVVFHTDPEYLNDVESLGDYIREELNVRDLTLSSDEAKCGVRFKLFADWPVLGRKLRKDVGKVRKGLESVTSADAKTYRETGKLNVAGVDLVEGDLRVIRYVETKDVEGTFESNTDGNVVVLLDVQQRAELVSEGTAREVVNRIQRLRKKAGLVATDEVDAFYSFETGMGQALASCFDSQSETFIKALRRKPLPESEKPAQAKVIMQEQQEVGEDKFLLTLAWA